Within the Oculatellaceae cyanobacterium genome, the region GCAGCAATGCTATTTTATGTTAGCTATTGGTTGCATAGTAAGTCATCATTGATGGCAAGGCATAGCAATATCAAGGATAAAATTGATTCTGCTTTAGTAATTAATAGTGCGTTTGCTTTCTTCATACTGTCTTTCTTGGCAGTATATAGGGAAGGTGCAGAAACTATACTCTTTTACATTGGCATTTCATCCTCGATTAGTATTAACGATCTATGGACTGGATTAGGTTACGGAGTGTTAAGTTTGATGGCGATCGCAGCCTTAATCTTGGGAGTAGGTTTACGCATTCCAATCAAACCTTTCTTCCTTATTACCAGTTTGCTAATTTTCTACTTGGGCTTTAAGTTTGTGGGTGGCGGTATCCATGCCTTACAAGTAGCTGATCTTTTGCCTGTAACTCCTGGGAACTTTTTACCAGCAATAGAAGCTTTAGGTCTTTATTCCACTTGGGAAACTACTTTGTCTCAGTTAGGATTAATTGCGATCGCTATTGCTGTGATTTTGTACACACGATTCCAAAAAAATCGTGTTACACAAGAAATATCAAGTGAACAACAAACGGTTAGCGAAAATTCTTAATTTTTGGTTGTTCACTTTTGGTTGGATAAAAACAGTTAGTAATTTATTGAGGAGTGAAGACAAAAATGATTAATTTACCCCGAATTTTAGCAGTCAACACATTGGCGCTGTTAACACTTACTGCTTGCAACTCACAACAACCAACTGCTGATAATAATTCCCCTGCCCCCGCAGCTTCAGCTAGTCCTAGCGCTAGTCCTAAAACTGCTCCAGCAAGTACAGCAGGGAAGGATAATTTAACTGAGATGAAAGGTTATGTTACCCAAGCGGTTAGTGCTGTAAAAGCTAATAACTTTGCCAAAGCCAAGCAAGAATACAAGAAATATGATGAAAAGTGGGAGGCAGTTGAGGACGGAGTGAGGACTAAATCACAAGATGCTTATATCAAAATTGAAAAAGATATGGATCAAGTGACAAATACCCTCGTCACACCAGCGAAACCCGATAAAACTAAGTCAACTGCTGCTCTTAATGCTTTATCAAAAACTCTTGATGCTAATGCAAGTAGTTTGAAATAGCTTCCCAACCTGAGTAGGTCAACCGAGTTCAGGGTAGAACCCCACCCCCAAACCCCCTCCTTGTTCACGGGGAGGGGGAGATTCTTGGGTTTATATTGTTTGATGAAATCGTTCTCAGGTTGAAACTTGGAACGAAAAAATTGAAAAGCTAACTGCTGTTAATTAAACAATTGTTGACAGAGTTGGCGGAAATGATCGCCTCGTTGTTCAAAGTTTTGATATTGATCGAAACTAGCGCAAGCTGGAGATAATAACACAACTTTTGCACTATGCTGTTTAGCTAATTCAGCGCCTCTAGCAACAGCATTATCCATTGTTTCCACAATTTTGTAACTAGAATAACCAACTTCATCGAGTCGCTTGGCAAACGCTTTAGCTGCATCACCTATGAGTAATACAGCAGCAGCTTGAGCTTTAATTGTGTCTAACCAAGCACTATCATCACCTGCTTTGGCTTCTCCACCTGCAATTAAAATCGCTGGGCTATCAACTGATGCTAACCCAACTTGAGCAGCATCATAGTTAGTAGCTTTGCTGTCGTTAATAAAATCAATATCTGCCCATGTGCAGATGTGTTCTAGGCGATGGGGTACACCAGGGAAGTTAGAAATAGCTTGGGCGATCGCATCCTTCTCAATTCCAGCTAATCTCGCTGCTGCTACCGCCATCAGCAGGTTTTGCAAGTTGTGAGATCCCACCATCTTTAAAGCAGATGCACTTAAAATTTGCTCACCTTGAAAGATTACCCAGCCATCTTCTATATAAGCTCCCAAATCAGAGTTGCCGATTAACTTATCTTTACCTTCTACACTTGTCCAGCAAGCATCAGCCCATTGTTGAGTTCCAATTTCATGCAAGTAAGCATCATCACCATTAAATATCTGATGCTTAGACTGACGTAGTAAATGAGCCTTGATGTTGTAATAATTTTCTAAAGTTTTGTGACGGCTGAGGTGATCCGGTGTAAAAGTTGTCCAAACTCCAATTTGTGGCGCAACCGAGGGAGAAGATTCAATTTGATAGCTACTCAGTTCTGCAACTATCCAATCGGGAGGAGTGTCAGCTAGTGCTAACTCGCAAGCAGCATAACCGATATTGCCACAAGCAGGGGCATTAAAGCCAGCAGCTTGAAAAATCGCAGCTATTAAAGATGTCGTAGTAGTTTTACCGTTAGTGCCAGTAATTGCTACCCAAGGACAAGATTGGAGGGAACGCCAAGCAAGTTCCATTTCTCCAATTGTCTTGATTCCCATTTTCCTTGCTTCAACTAAAGCAGGGATATCCCAAGGAACGCCTGGACTAACAACTATTAAATCTATTGATGGTGTTGGAGCAAAAGAATAGCCCAGTTTAACCGCAATTCCCTCAGCTTCTAATTGTTGTTGCTGATTAAGTAATGATTCAGAGGAATTGCGGTTAGCAATGCTTTCCGCGCTAGCGGAATCGCTCAATGTCACGTCCCAACCATCCCGTTTTAATAATCGGGCGGCACCAATCCCTGATTTTCCAATTCCGATGACATGAGCGCTGGGCATAAATAATTAATCTGGCAAAAGTCCCTGGTTTAGCACTAGATTATATTACCTCAAGATTTAGGGAAAAGGGAGATAAGGGAGGTTACAGGAGTAGGTTTTTATATTTTCCATATTTTGGGCAGAGGGGGCAGAGGTAGCACAGGAGGCTATGTTTAATATAAAAACTTGCTTTAGATAGTAACTCTATCCCACAGATTTACTACTTTTTAACTTATTGCGCCCAGAAGATATTGCTTTCTTACTGATGTAAGCTAATGCCACTATACCTAACCCAGATGTTACTCCTGGTTCGGGAACAGATTGGAAGGGTGTAACAGTGTTGATCGTGTAATTTCCAGATAACGATCCTACTAACGTTTGACCAGCAAAAATATTGGTGCGCCAACGGGTGTTTGGCGCTAAATCATTAGAAGCAACTGTAAATTCGATTGTGAGATTGTTATCAGCAGGATTAGGAAATTGAGCGGAACTGTCAAATCCTATCAAGTTTCCATTATTAAAAGTAAAGCTGGGATTTATCTGGGAGAGAAAAGCATTAGGAAAATCAAATGGGATCGTGTCATCTCTTAGGGCAAAGATAGGATTGATTAATTGATTAAGAGATTTAGTTTCTGTCCCCTGTCCCGTTAAGCTGACATCATCAAAACTCAACGAACCAGAAAAGACCTGACAATTACAATTGGCTGTACCTACATAAGTGAAACTGGCTGCCTTGGCAGGCAATGTATTTGTAAAAATTCCCACTGTTAAAGTAGCGCCCGCAGTAGCAAAAGCGATTTTTCGCAGAGAACTTTTTAACGGAACATCCGAAAGTGGTGGAAATTTGTCAGTCAAAGGTGGGTTGATGGTTTGGTTATGGATACATTTCGTTTGTGATTTCATCATCCTAATGGATTAATTTACATTAGTATAAGTGATAGTAAATGATCGCGATCGCAACTACTTTTGACCACACCCATGAGGCTGGGGAAGAGAAAATATTCTTAAATTAGTATTGAACTCACCCCCAACCGTCTTGCAAGTTTAGGTTTTTAATAATTCCAGCAGAGTCAATAGTGAAACCTATTGATAATGAGACAACGAAATTTATACGTTCTTACTCCCCCTGCTTCCTCTGCTTGTCTCAACAAACAACCTTTGTTAACTCAGTATTAGGGTTGGGGTTCTAACTTTTTACGATCGCACCGAAATCTGCCAGAACACGGGCATGATTACGCAGTAATCCCAGTAAATTCAAACGATTACGCTTAATTTCGGGATTTTCATCCATTACCAACACACTATCAGCACCATCAAAGAAGTTACTAACTGTAGGAGCAATTTTAGTTAACCCTTCTACTAATTGTTGATAATCTCTTGATTTCTGGGAAGCTTGAGTTTGTGGTAACAATTCTACTAGCGCATCATAAAAAGCTTGCTCTGATGATTTTTGAAACAATTCTGGACGTACTAAATTAATCGGATCGAGTTGAATTGTATCTAAATCACCTTGCCCAGCTAAACGAGTAGAACGGTTAACAGTTTCGTAAATTTCGTTGAGTTTGCCGTTGTTCCTGATTGATTGCAGGAATAAAGCGCGATCGCGTAAATCTAATAAATCTTGTAACGCCCGTTGTGTATATTCTGGATCGTTTTCTCCTAATACTGCATTCACTAAGTCGTAGTCAATTCCTCTGTCTTCCTGCAATAAGTTACGCAGACGTTGTAAGAAGAATTCTTGTAACTGTTGTGATAATTGAGATGAAGTTTTAGGATATTGAGATACAAAATCAGCAACAATTTGTTGTAATAATTGCTGCAAATTAATTGTTAAATTTGCATTCCAAGTAATATTGATAATGGCATTAGCAGCACGACGCAAAGCGAAAGGATCAGAAGAGCCTGTAGGTAGCATTCCTAAACCAAAAATGCTGACTAAGGTATCTAATCTATCTGCTAAACCAACAACTTGACCTGTAATAGTTGTAGGTAAACTATCCCCTGCACCTCTTGGTAGATAATGCTCAAAAATTGCCGTCGATACTGCTTCGGGTTCCTTGCTGGCGATCGCATATTTATGACCCATTACCCCCTGCAATTCAGGGAATTCTCCCACCATTTGGGTAACTAAGTCAGCTTTACATAATAGCGCAGCACGTTGAATTAAATTGCTCTCCTCGGCTGCTAATTGCAATTGTTCGGAAATGTAACTAGCAATCTTAACGATTCTTTCTACCTTAGCTTTGACTGAGCCTAAATCTTCTTGGAATGTAACTGTTTCTAGTTGTGGTAGATAACTTTCTAACTGATGTGCTAAATCAGCTTTATAAAAATATTGCCCATCAGCTAATCGTGCGCGGATTACCCGTTCATTACCCCTAGCAATAATGTCTGATTTTGCTGGATCGCCGTTAGAAATTGTGATAAAATAGGGTAATAATTCTGTAGCTGCTTCATTTTTAAATACTGGAAAGTAACGCTGATGAGTCACCATCACCGTAGTAATTACTTCTGTTGGCAAGTTCAAAAATTCCGGTTCAAAATTACCTAATACAGCAGTTGGATATTCTACTAAATTAGTTACTTCATCTAATAAATCAGGGTAAATATCAGCCCAACCTCCGACTTTTTTAGCACACTCTTGTACCTGTTGAAGAATGTTAGCTTTCCGCGCCTCTGGATCTACATCTACATAAGCTGATTTGAGAGTTTCAACGTAATCGTTGGCGTGGTTAATTGTTACTGGTTCTGGATGCAATACTCGATGAGTGTGAGAGATGCGATCGCTCTTAATTGTCTCTGAAGCATTAACCCACTCTACAGGTAACACTGCATCATCTAATAAAGTTACTAACCAACGAATCGGGCGGGGAAACTTGAGATCGCCATCAGCCCAACGCATTAACCGCTTACCTTCTAGCCCAAAAATCCACTGAGGAACTACAGAAGTCAAGATTTCCGCCGTTGGTTGTCCAGTAAATTTTTTGCAAACAAAGACAAAATCGCCTTTATCTGTAGGGCGAATTTCCAAAGCCTCTAAGTCTACACCTTGTTTACGGGCAAAACCTTCTGCCGCCTTGGTGGGTTGACCATCTTTAAATGCTGCTTGTGCTGGTGGCCCTTTAATTTCTTCTTCCCTGTCAGGTTGC harbors:
- the murD gene encoding UDP-N-acetylmuramoyl-L-alanine--D-glutamate ligase codes for the protein MPSAHVIGIGKSGIGAARLLKRDGWDVTLSDSASAESIANRNSSESLLNQQQQLEAEGIAVKLGYSFAPTPSIDLIVVSPGVPWDIPALVEARKMGIKTIGEMELAWRSLQSCPWVAITGTNGKTTTTSLIAAIFQAAGFNAPACGNIGYAACELALADTPPDWIVAELSSYQIESSPSVAPQIGVWTTFTPDHLSRHKTLENYYNIKAHLLRQSKHQIFNGDDAYLHEIGTQQWADACWTSVEGKDKLIGNSDLGAYIEDGWVIFQGEQILSASALKMVGSHNLQNLLMAVAAARLAGIEKDAIAQAISNFPGVPHRLEHICTWADIDFINDSKATNYDAAQVGLASVDSPAILIAGGEAKAGDDSAWLDTIKAQAAAVLLIGDAAKAFAKRLDEVGYSSYKIVETMDNAVARGAELAKQHSAKVVLLSPACASFDQYQNFEQRGDHFRQLCQQLFN
- the glyS gene encoding glycine--tRNA ligase subunit beta, coding for MATFLLEVGTEELPAAFVADAIAQWKSRIPQTLGEYSLITEAINVYGTPRRLAVVITGLPTQQPDREEEIKGPPAQAAFKDGQPTKAAEGFARKQGVDLEALEIRPTDKGDFVFVCKKFTGQPTAEILTSVVPQWIFGLEGKRLMRWADGDLKFPRPIRWLVTLLDDAVLPVEWVNASETIKSDRISHTHRVLHPEPVTINHANDYVETLKSAYVDVDPEARKANILQQVQECAKKVGGWADIYPDLLDEVTNLVEYPTAVLGNFEPEFLNLPTEVITTVMVTHQRYFPVFKNEAATELLPYFITISNGDPAKSDIIARGNERVIRARLADGQYFYKADLAHQLESYLPQLETVTFQEDLGSVKAKVERIVKIASYISEQLQLAAEESNLIQRAALLCKADLVTQMVGEFPELQGVMGHKYAIASKEPEAVSTAIFEHYLPRGAGDSLPTTITGQVVGLADRLDTLVSIFGLGMLPTGSSDPFALRRAANAIINITWNANLTINLQQLLQQIVADFVSQYPKTSSQLSQQLQEFFLQRLRNLLQEDRGIDYDLVNAVLGENDPEYTQRALQDLLDLRDRALFLQSIRNNGKLNEIYETVNRSTRLAGQGDLDTIQLDPINLVRPELFQKSSEQAFYDALVELLPQTQASQKSRDYQQLVEGLTKIAPTVSNFFDGADSVLVMDENPEIKRNRLNLLGLLRNHARVLADFGAIVKS